One stretch of Hydrogenovibrio kuenenii DSM 12350 DNA includes these proteins:
- the ilvN gene encoding acetolactate synthase small subunit: MKHIISMLMENESGALSRVAGLFSARGYNIQTLTVAPTEDGSISRLTLVSYGNDYQIEQIVKHLNRLVDVIKVVDITEGSHIERELMLVKVKATGAMREEVKRLADIFRGTIVDVTANIYSVQLVGESQKLDAFIEALEQDIIVETVRSGVVGLMRGEKSLHL, from the coding sequence ATGAAACATATTATTTCAATGTTGATGGAAAATGAATCTGGTGCGCTATCTCGTGTTGCAGGTTTGTTTTCTGCTCGTGGTTACAATATTCAAACACTAACAGTTGCACCAACTGAAGATGGTTCTATTTCTCGTTTGACGTTGGTTTCCTACGGTAATGACTATCAGATTGAACAAATTGTTAAGCATTTAAACCGTTTGGTTGATGTGATCAAGGTTGTTGATATTACCGAAGGATCTCATATTGAACGTGAATTAATGTTGGTGAAAGTCAAAGCGACCGGCGCTATGCGAGAAGAGGTTAAGCGGTTGGCTGATATTTTCCGTGGCACAATTGTTGATGTTACGGCCAATATTTATTCAGTTCAGTTGGTTGGTGAAAGTCAGAAATTAGACGCGTTTATCGAAGCGTTGGAACAAGATATTATCGTTGAAACGGTACGTTCCGGTGTAGTTGGTCTGATGCGTGGTGAGAAGTCTTTACACCTGTAA
- a CDS encoding acetolactate synthase 3 large subunit, translating into MELTGAQILVHYLEDEGVELIWGYPGGAALPIYDALDTDAKKLKHVLVRHEQAAVHAADGYARSTGKPGVTLVTSGPGATNTVTGIATAFMDSIPMVVITGQVPTALIGLDAFQEIDTVGITRPIVKHNFLVKDVNDLAMTLKKAFYIATTGRPGPVVVDIPKDVQNAKSTYEYPQEVSLRSYVPVTKGHSGQIKKAIEMMAAAERPILYTGGGVVLGNASQELTDLARKLNFPVTNTLMGLGAYPANDSQFVGMLGMHGTYEANLAMHNSDLIIAIGSRFDDRVTGNLEKFCPDAKVIHIDIDPASISKNVAVDIPIVGPVKQVLSEMLNLLSKNNIGEANAEAIAAWWAQINEWRATDCLRYEQTGNKIKPQAAMQAVWEVTNGDAYVTSDVGQHQMFAAQYYRFNKPRRWINSGGLGTMGFGLPAAMGVQAAYPDATVVCVTGEGSVQMNIQELSTCLQYGLPIKIICLNNGFLGMVRQWQEFFYDRRYSMSYMDSLPDFVKLSEAYGHAGVRIDNPETMRSQLEEVFSDKYKDKLVFVDIITDQQENVYPMVPAGAGLDEMILV; encoded by the coding sequence GTGGAATTAACTGGTGCTCAGATTCTAGTACATTATCTAGAAGATGAGGGTGTAGAACTTATTTGGGGGTATCCTGGTGGTGCAGCTTTGCCTATCTATGATGCTCTTGATACTGATGCAAAAAAACTGAAACATGTTTTGGTGCGTCATGAACAGGCTGCCGTACATGCTGCGGATGGCTATGCTCGTTCTACAGGTAAACCAGGAGTGACGCTTGTAACTTCTGGTCCGGGTGCAACCAATACCGTTACGGGAATCGCGACGGCATTTATGGATTCAATTCCTATGGTTGTTATTACCGGACAGGTTCCTACAGCTTTGATTGGCCTGGATGCGTTCCAGGAAATCGATACTGTTGGGATTACAAGACCTATCGTCAAACACAACTTCTTGGTCAAGGATGTCAATGATCTAGCGATGACGCTCAAAAAAGCATTTTACATCGCCACGACAGGTCGACCAGGGCCTGTTGTCGTTGATATTCCGAAAGATGTACAAAACGCCAAAAGCACCTATGAATATCCACAAGAAGTTAGTTTGCGCTCCTACGTACCTGTAACGAAAGGCCATAGTGGACAGATTAAAAAAGCCATTGAAATGATGGCGGCGGCAGAAAGACCGATTTTATATACCGGTGGTGGTGTTGTTTTAGGGAATGCTTCTCAGGAGCTAACAGACCTCGCTCGTAAGTTGAACTTTCCGGTAACCAATACTTTGATGGGGTTGGGTGCTTATCCAGCCAATGATTCTCAATTTGTTGGAATGCTGGGAATGCACGGTACCTATGAAGCTAACTTGGCGATGCATAACTCTGATTTGATTATTGCAATTGGCTCTCGTTTTGATGACCGTGTTACGGGCAACCTTGAGAAGTTCTGTCCTGATGCAAAAGTCATTCACATTGATATCGATCCAGCGTCTATTTCAAAAAATGTCGCAGTAGATATTCCAATTGTTGGCCCAGTAAAGCAAGTTCTTAGTGAAATGCTGAACTTACTGAGTAAGAACAATATTGGTGAAGCTAACGCTGAAGCCATAGCGGCTTGGTGGGCGCAAATCAATGAATGGCGTGCGACGGATTGTTTACGCTATGAGCAAACTGGTAATAAGATTAAACCTCAGGCAGCAATGCAAGCCGTTTGGGAAGTGACTAATGGAGATGCTTACGTTACCTCTGATGTTGGTCAACACCAAATGTTTGCGGCACAATACTATCGTTTCAATAAACCTAGACGCTGGATTAATTCTGGAGGTCTGGGCACGATGGGATTTGGTTTGCCAGCAGCAATGGGTGTGCAGGCTGCATATCCTGATGCGACAGTTGTTTGTGTAACGGGTGAAGGGTCTGTTCAGATGAACATTCAAGAGCTTTCTACCTGTTTGCAATATGGTTTGCCAATTAAAATTATTTGTTTGAATAATGGTTTCTTGGGAATGGTTAGACAGTGGCAAGAGTTCTTCTATGACAGACGTTATTCGATGTCATATATGGATTCGTTGCCAGATTTTGTCAAACTGTCAGAAGCTTATGGGCATGCTGGTGTTCGTATCGATAATCCAGAAACCATGAGGTCACAGCTTGAAGAAGTTTTCTCAGACAAGTACAAAGATAAATTGGTATTTGTAGATATTATCACCGACCAGCAGGAAAACGTTTACCCAATGGTTCCTGCTGGTGCCGGACTAGATGAAATGATCTTGGTATAG
- the orn gene encoding oligoribonuclease: protein MKSENNLIWVDLEMTGLDHKTDQILEIASVVTDAELNVLAEGPVIAIQTEQRYLDGMDEWCTTHHGNSGLTKRVQESTISMAQAEQMTLDFLKDWLPKGKSPMCGNSICQDRRFMIEQMPLLEAFFHYRNLDVSTLKELARRWVPKVYSSHKKKGAHLALDDIYESIDELKHYRKHMFVEDAQPVE from the coding sequence ATGAAGTCTGAAAATAACCTGATATGGGTAGATTTAGAAATGACAGGTCTAGATCACAAGACAGACCAAATTTTGGAAATAGCATCGGTTGTGACGGATGCAGAATTAAATGTGTTGGCTGAAGGGCCTGTGATTGCTATTCAAACAGAACAGCGTTATTTAGATGGCATGGATGAATGGTGTACAACTCATCACGGTAATTCAGGCTTAACCAAGCGTGTGCAAGAAAGTACAATTTCTATGGCGCAAGCAGAACAGATGACATTGGATTTTCTGAAAGACTGGCTTCCTAAAGGAAAGTCACCAATGTGTGGTAATAGTATTTGTCAGGATCGTCGCTTTATGATTGAGCAAATGCCATTATTGGAAGCGTTTTTTCATTATCGTAATTTAGATGTTTCTACTCTGAAGGAGTTGGCGAGACGATGGGTGCCGAAAGTGTATTCTTCTCATAAAAAGAAAGGTGCACATTTAGCGTTAGATGATATTTACGAGTCTATCGATGAGTTGAAGCATTACCGTAAACACATGTTTGTTGAAGATGCACAACCTGTAGAGTAA